TTAGTAACCCACGGGAGGGAAGTGTGTGACGCTAAAAAACCTGCCTGCGGGAAGTGTACCGTCGCAAAGTTGTGCCCCTCAGTATTTAAGAAGTGATGTATTCCTAAAAACAAAAGAGGTGTTATGCAGTATATTCTTGGATTAATAATTTTTGTGATAATCCTTGCGGTTATCAGCGTTTTTGTGTCATTCCTCTGGACATTTATCGTTATTGCAGGTGTTATTGCGGTACTGGGGTTTGTTATCTACACAATAGCTGAGATACTGGGAATACGTCTTTGCCGGAAATGTTTTGTTAAACTTATAAAAGTTGAGCAAGCGGAGGTTGTGGATATAAGTGAGGATGGTAACCGGCAGGATGTTACCACACAATACGCGTGCCCGCGGTGTAAACGCGTGTATGAGTACAAAGATAGGGTGTAAAAGCAAGGAGGTTATTTTTGTGGACTGGAAAATTATTGCAGCTACGTTTGTTACTGTATTCCTCGCGGAGTTAGGGGATAAAACTCAGTTAGCAAGTTTTTGTATGGCAACTTCAAAAAAGTGTTATCTTGAAGTAATTATCGGTGCGGTGTCAGCATTAGCGTTAGTAACTATTCTTAGTGTAATACTGGCGATGATACTTAACCGTACATTATCAGAAAACGTGTTGAAGTATGTGCGGTACGGTGCAGCGTCGTTATTCATAGTTATCGGCATACTTATGTTCGCAGGGAAGATGTGAGGATATAAACTATTATGCCGGAGAGCATTGTTGTTCTTGGATTTAAGAGTTATGAAGTAACCGTAGTTGAAGCATTGGATAAAATCGGTGCTGGTGAGGTCATTGCTAAACAAAAGAGGGTTATTATTAAACCTAACCTCGTAACTGACCTTCCTCCGCCGGTAACTACGCCTCCTGAACTTTGTGAAGTAATAGTTAATTACGTGCGGAAGGTTGCGCCAAACACAGAGGTTGTTATCGCAGAAGGGTGTGGTGAGGCTGATGGCGGGACTGAGGATGTATTTAAGAGTTTGGGGTATACTGAACTTGCAAAAAAACTTGGGGTACCGTTGATTGACCTTAACCTCGCACCGTTAATAAAACTTTCACTTCCCGGGAATAAGGTTTTCCGTGAATTCTATATACCTGAGATTGCAATGGATAGTTATATTATCTCAGTCCCGATGTTGAAAGCTCATAGTTTGTCAGTATTTACCGGGAGTATGAAGAATATGATGGGGTTTGCTCCGCCGAAGTATTACCAGGCAGGCGGGCACTGGAAAAAGTCTATGTTTCATAACAGAATGCAGGAGGCAATACTTGACCTCAACCGTTACCGCAAAGCCGACCTCACGGTTTTTGATGCAACTATCGGGCTAGAGGAGTATCATCTCGGAGGGAAAGAGTGTTATCCAAGAATTAACAAAATCCTTGCCGGGTATGACCCTCAGGAAGTTGACCGTGCAGCGGCTAAACTATTGGGGATTAATTGGCAAAAGGTTATGCATTTGAATGAAAAAATATAGGAGGTATTATGCCTATTGAAACTATGACGCCAAAAGAAAGGTGGTTACAGGTTATAACCCGTCGAAAACCTGACCGCATCCCGATGGATTACTGGGGTACACCGGAGGCTATGGATAAACTAAAAAAGTATTTCGGCGTTACTACTGACCTTGATGTGTTTAAAAAACTGCGGATTGACCGCGTGATCACCGTAGGGCCAAGGTATGCCGGGCCTAAACGTTCGGATGGTGCTGACCCGTTTGGGTTATTGCGTAAACCCGTGAATTACGGTACCGGTACTTACAATGAATGTATAAATCATCCTTTAGCAAAGTTTGCGTCAGTAAAAGAAATTGAAGCTGAATATAAATGGCCAACCACTGATCTATGGGACTTCAGCGGGATACCGGAAAAACTTAGCGGGAAAGAGGAGTATCCTATCCGCGGAGGCGGGTCAGAACCGTTTCTTATGTACAAACATCTACGCGGGGATGAACAAGCATTTGTTGATCTTATAGAGAACCCGGAACTCGTGCATTA
This Elusimicrobiota bacterium DNA region includes the following protein-coding sequences:
- a CDS encoding TMEM165/GDT1 family protein is translated as MSTKIGCKSKEVIFVDWKIIAATFVTVFLAELGDKTQLASFCMATSKKCYLEVIIGAVSALALVTILSVILAMILNRTLSENVLKYVRYGAASLFIVIGILMFAGKM
- a CDS encoding DUF362 domain-containing protein; this translates as MPESIVVLGFKSYEVTVVEALDKIGAGEVIAKQKRVIIKPNLVTDLPPPVTTPPELCEVIVNYVRKVAPNTEVVIAEGCGEADGGTEDVFKSLGYTELAKKLGVPLIDLNLAPLIKLSLPGNKVFREFYIPEIAMDSYIISVPMLKAHSLSVFTGSMKNMMGFAPPKYYQAGGHWKKSMFHNRMQEAILDLNRYRKADLTVFDATIGLEEYHLGGKECYPRINKILAGYDPQEVDRAAAKLLGINWQKVMHLNEKI